The genomic stretch CCCCCCACCTCCATTTTATTCAGATGAGCAGAACCCGTGaagcattaaaacaaaaatacaaatcactATATTGTTCTGTGGCGGCTTTGCAATGTGAAATAACGCCCCCCTTGAGTCTAGATCAACCCCTACAAACAGCTCGAATAACCAGAGCTGaaacccaggagatgtaaaaagacAAAGGCTGAACCCAGAAAAGAGAGGActttggcaacactgcacccccgccaccccaccccccaaatcACGATATGAATCAAATCCTTGGGCTGAAAGGGAGAATAAACTGAAAAGCATCCTTGTAAAAGAAGGATTATAAAAGCTACTGTTCCCGTTTCACACTCATCATatagtaaaaaaatacaaagaaaacagaTGACGTTTAGTACAGCCCTACTCCAAATAAAAGACtaggaaaaaattaaaacagttcTCTCTTTTTGGATCcgtttcactcactcactctctcaggaTTACAAGAAGGCATAAAAAGAGATCGAGTCCATTTACGATGTGTACGGGATGACTCATCCCTCGAGCAATGTTCTCCGGACAGGGAGGAGCGTTGGGTCCATGCGGCTGCCCGTCCACAGCCCCCCCCTCCTGTAGTTTGCTTGGTGTCGTTTTCTTCCAGAGCGTTGCAGGAACGCCTGGGAAATCCGGGTGGGATCGTCTGCCCAAAAGTGACACCGCATCGACGGGATGTCCGCGTTAAGAAGTAACTTGTGAATCCACGTCGCTTTTACTACCTGCAGAGACAAGCACGGGCTGTTAGAGTAAGCATCCCGTTCCCAGCGCTGTGAACAGGTCTACAGGTGACCACGATTCGGAGCaggagcccccccaccccctcacaaCATCACACACTCAACTCTCTGACTCACATGTGAAGAAGCACTGCAGGTTCTGCACGGAGCCCCCGGAGGAGAAGAAAGCCCATATGCCCATTGAGACCATGACTATATAAGCAGGGGGTAGAGTTCCCTCGTAAAGGGGATTGAGGATGGtctgaaaatagaaaaaggaaaataaattatcttTCTTAAGATACATTAACTGTACAGcatgcattgaaaaaaaaagtgtagaattgagatcaagggcagtgatgttcagactgtacaatgcactagttagagctcatctggatactgtggacagttctgggctccacacttcaagaaagatatcgctgctctagaggcagttcagaggagagcaaccagacttattccaggtctgaagggaatgtcctactgagagactgaggacctgaaccttttcaccctggaacagaggagactacgtggggacttgatccaagtcttcaaaatcatgaaaggcatcgaccacatcaaaccagaggagcttttccagatcagcagggacacacgcacccggggagacaaatggaaattgggcttcaaggcattcaagacagaaaacaggagacacttcttcacacagagaggcgtcacaatctgaacaaactccccagcgatgtggctgaagagacaatttgggaacattcaaaaacagactggataggatccttggatcacttagttattaatggacaccaaacgagcacgatggggcgaatgacctcctctcgattagacactgtcttatgttctaattCTCCCTTTCTATGTTCGAAGTTCTCTAAAGCAGGCTGATTTACAGTGTTGGCCTTCGATTTGCTGTATATAGCATTAAGAACATTGATTAGCATATGAGAGCAACCCAGGTTTGATGAGGTAAGCATTATATCCTGCGGTGTTGAAAAGACAGATgggagggacacagagagacagacagagaggcacAGGATCTCACCAGTCCCGACACCAGCAGGTGCAGGGCCACCACGACCCCGACGACCCACCAACGCTTCTTCTCACAGCCGTCGAAGAACACGATGCCCCAGAACGTGTGCAGCAGGGTCAGGGCCAGGGTCATGAAGGCTGCAGgggggacaggacaggacaggctGGACATCATTCCTTTAAAACCCTTCACGGCACATTAAAAGCATGACAGAAAGGTCTCTGTTCTGCACGGAGATCACTCATATGGTTCAGACAATAAGCTTTAAATGACGCATAACTGGACATGTACATCGATCAACAGGCAAAATGTCAGTCAATGTCCCATTAAAACCAGCGGTGGGGAAGGGGGGTGTGGGGACAGACCTGAAGTGATGAAGAAGTACTGGGATTCCCCGTGGATGCCCACCGTCCCGGGTCCCAGCGAGTCCGAGAGGGTGTTGATCATGGAGAAGGCTCCACTCATGATGCCAAAGCCCAGTCCAGCCACTGCAAGACCAACAGCAGTGAGAGATTAGGGCTTTGAAACTCGGGTGCCATTAGTTAGTCTTTTAATCACAGGTGTGTTGGTAGATAGAcaagtattatttaaagaaagatGCTGTATTCAGTAGTCAGATCACCGCAGATACGGTCACATGTGGATAATTAAGTTGAAATCTATACTAAGGATGGCATTTAAGGTCTACAATTTGAAAACCTGTTGTCATCCAATCAAACGGGACAAAATTGATTGTCTTCGGTTCTTAGACgcatcagtgtgtgtattatttgTGTGTCTTGATGTTTTTCAATCCAGGGCTTAGAAAATAAACTGGTTTCAAATACTATCTACATCGGATAGACTCTGCTTTGTGCACAGGCCATccgaaaagggggaaaaaacaaagacagccATGCATTTTAGCTTCAAAAGGAACAATCTGATTTGTATTAATATCTTGACATGCTATGGACACAGAAGGATGATACACCTCAGAGACAGAAACTGCTAAAATGCTTGTTTCCGTGTTTTATGCCCAATGATTTGAGTGACTGGCAGCAGTAGAGATCACACAAGCAGCATTAGACTAAACTCACAGccagtaaacacacacacagcacaacatgcatttaCAGAGATATGCCATGACATCTGCTTTTCTCTTTGAGGTTTAAAGAGAAGTCTAATATAGAATATACTCCTCCTGGAGATTCTGATTCGGGATTAGATTGACAGCATTGTTTTGAGGTTGAGAAACTCAAGGGGAGGGAAACAGACAGAGTGATTTCCCCACGACGCGACGAGGTCCTGCTTGGACGTTTGTCAGAGCATGTTATTACGATGACGCAAGTCAGTCCACCGAGCTCACGGCGACCTAGTTCTGGGATGATTTTACTCATGAGATTTTCAGAGAACACGCTGGTCTGAAATGCATTAGAAGAAATCTGTGACTCTCTCACTACTGGTGTCGCCGGTAATCCTTTCCGAAATGCTACCGGCTCACAGTGAGTATAGCTGGTGACACCATAGCCTTCAGATTTGGTACAGCGTTGAAACCCCACACATCAGGGGAACGGTCTTTTAGCGTAGTCAAGAGTCGACTAAATACTGTCAGAGACATGGCGCTAGTAAGAGTGCTAGATGGAACTGGTATGAAGGGCGTAACATGCAAGTCTCAAGGAAGTTGTAAAATccttaatgaaaacaaatatgtacaGTAATTACGTAGACACCAGACTAGGTTGTTAGTATTTCCAAGGGCAATTCATCATTATGTTTATTCATATATGGAGAGAACATGCTTAATTGAATCATAACCACCCATGCAAATATATAAGCAATGAAATTAGGTTCTGTGATAATCAGGGCCAAAGTATTTGTTGATCAAGTTAAAGCTTGCACAAATATGCTTCTCACTACCACAACAGGGAACTTCCTGGTTTTATACAGGCTTTTAGTGTGTATGGGCTCCCATAGTGcaaaggtaaaataaaaagcaagttATAAAAAGAGACTGACCTCCTTTTTGTACAAGCTTACAGTTTACGAACACTGACATCTGTTTAACCGAGGGACGGCTTCCCGAACTAAGACAAGATTACCACACGACACCAAGCGCACAGCAGCCCGACTACATTAAACCACGCTGGATAAAGGAAGGAGAGAAGAGCTCTTGATCTGGAGGCGGAATGAGTGAATGGCTGGAGTGCAGGGCTGAAGGAGTGAAGGGATCCAAAGGAAAAGGGGAGAGaagtgaaagagaaaaaaataaaatcataccaTAAGCCAGTTGCTGGACTGAAATGGGCGAGTGTTCCTCTTCGCTGAGTGTGGCCAGTCCTTCGGTGGCTTTCCTGTTGGAAAAGAAAACGCACTCCTCGTGAGAAATCACCAGCAAGAGGTGTGTACGGTGTCTGCATTTACACACTTATTCAAGCTCTCTCTCAATACAGAGACACTACACCCTTTCACACATTCTTTTTCAAAAACAGCAGTTCATCTTTCTGTCGGCCAGCCCGGAAGCAGTGCAAACTCCAACATATTAACCAACCAAAATGCCACTTATGGACTACAGAACAAAGATAGatctatttttttccatttattccATTTAGACTAAGACTTGAATATCAGGGATTGATTTGTCTGCTTCAAATTCCTGGTGCTAAGGGGAAAATTAATCCTTAAGTAGCTTTTCCAAAATAACCGACGACAGGGAACATCTAAGTGTGGCAGTAAGAGACCATGGATCACTGCTGGACAGATGACCCGTGTTAATCACAGCGTCTTCGTTTCGTTAACTTCGACTCAGAGGCAAAGCCAGATGTTGGTttacaatgtaatgtaaacacaAACATAAGTCTACCCAATGCAAACAACTCCTCTTTTCTGCTAACGGAGGGAaggataaaacaaacacaatatttctCTTGCAACGCGTTTGGAACCCGAGACAGTTATAAACATAACCCCATTGTGCACCGGGTAACCCTATCTGTGACAACAGACCAAGGACTAGTGCGGACGCCCGCGCTTAAAGAAAGAGCTCACACATTCAGAGAAGCAGATTAATAAGATTCACTGTGATCTGCCTGGAGTAAACCGCACTGTTATGTAAAAGTGGTGGAGTATATGAACAATAAAATCACATGACTTTGATGACTAGCAGAGGAAACACAAATTTATACGATGACTCGGCTGTAAAGTAGACACTTGACTGCGGCCCGGAGCTACAAATCACAAGTTCAGTGGAAGAGAACATGTTCCAAAGTCAGCCGAGACACTTAGATGAATCTTCAGCTGGatattaaaaaaggaaacaacaGCCACCAGCTTGTGAAGGAACTTACCTCAGCAGCTTGTAGTAGGCAAATCGAAAGACCTCCTGCAGAACAACTGAAAATATCACCCCGAAAATGAGGAGACCTCTTTGTAGCTGGTAGTCCTGGTTATTGGTGGCTTTCATGGCAATGAACCACACGAGTGAAGACAGGAGCAAAGACAGCAGCCAGAAGAAAGcgctaagagagagagagagagggagatggagagggggGTCAGGCACAGTTCATAACACAATATGGAAACTTTAAGGGCAACAATTTGTTGTCAATGTTGTGACGACTCAACTGAGCACATAtccagagacgcacacactgggaatacatggaaaaagaaaatcacagaTAGGGGAGGGGTAGATAACAGTTTACCTCAGAAGCAGACATGTGGAGAAGTGAAAACTGTGATGTCATCTTCGGGAAATGAAATAAAGacttaccaaaataaaattaacacgGGGGTTGGGGGCGGGGAGTGCTAAATTCAGCTCGTCTCTGCATGACGCGTGCAGGCCTTAGATACTCAGCAAGCTGTGGGAGGCTGCTGATCTCTCGGCCAGGAGTGTAACTGTGgtctattgttttattagttacTGTCCTGTCCTAATGAGTGCTCACTGCACAGCATCGTGGGACACTGGAGGGAGAGACGCAAGATTGTAGCCCAACCAGCTTTTTGCTTAGCATAAAAAGTCATGTTTGGGGTTTCAAAATGTGAATCAGCATTTTATAAACGTAAAAATTCCACACAaagagaaatgtattatttttgttaaaagtTAGACTGGTTGGGGTACTACAAAGACAGAAACGTCActggtatttattttgtggaCATGAAGTGTGGGAATTCATTTGAATACCGAAGGCTGAAACAACAAAACGAGCGAGGCAGCATGCCACGCTGACAGATCCATTACTTTTGATATAAGGCTAATGAGGTGAATGTAAACAACATAAGCCGTGCCATTCAGCTTTTAATTTAAGATGATCTTAGCTGCCACTTCATTCTTTAGTGTTAAATGGCTGTCCAAAACAGCTCTGAATGTTGATGAATGTAAATACAAATGAttgttcaaaaaataataaaatgtgcctCTCCTGCACTCAGATTCACATCAGCCTGCAGTCTTTACATTGTTAGTGACAAACTCTTGCCTGCAGTCTACCGACCTTCGCTCCAGCTATAAATCACTATACTCAAGAACTAAAGTGCAGCTTGCCATCTTGATGTGCTTTTAATCTCTGGTGTAATTAATCATTGCCACAGAGCCAGGGGAGCGAAGTGTGACTACAGTGACTGTTACAATTTGTCTCAAAACCCAGCAACATTGGTTTTCCATTCAAATGCGTGTATTGCTTAAGCAGCTTACGATTTGTACAATTCAAAACAGGAAGATCACAAAGGAAACTGCCTTTTCTGTTCCTCTAAAGGAAAccgaaaaaacaaacacaatgttagggtatattgtcaaaagtgtagaattgagaacaagggcagtgatgttcagactgtacaatgcactagttagagctcatctggatactgtggacagttctgggctccacacttcaagaaagatatcgctgctctagaggcagttcagaggagagcaaccagacttattccaggtctgaagggaatgtcctactgagagactgaggacctgaaccttttcaccctggaacagaggagactacgtggggacttgatccaagtcttcaaaatcatgaaacgcatcgaccacatcaaaccagaggagcttttccagatcagcagggacacacgcacccagggacacaaatggaaattgggcttcaaggcattcaagacagaaaacaggagacacttcttcacacagagaggcgtcacaatctgaacaaactccccggcgatgtggctgaagagacaatttgggaacattcaaaaacagactggataggatccttgatcacttagttattaatggacaccaaacgagcacgatggggcgaatggcctcctctcgactggacactttcttatgttccgtATTCTATACACAGTGAAGATCAATGACCGAAGAGACTTGACCCGACATGCCGTCTGTCACAAAGTGCAATGGGAAACACAAGTGGGTGTCAtgacaggggtgtcagactccagtcctggggggccgcagtgtctgttggttttcgttccaacagGAGCTCCCAATTAGGCTTACCTACAACTTTCATATTTATAGCTGAGATCTTACAGTTTGTTGACgactcaaaacattgaactcaCAGGATCTTTCacagtctggagagaagtgaTCAATTAACCcagttaattggttaattagaCCAAATAAAgagccaagagctgggctggTCTGGAGTCTGACAATCCTGTCTTAAAACAACTTATAATAGCATGTCGCAATCATTCAAATGCTTTTACGAGGGTACTAAAAAGGCTGGTCTCTAGGATACATTACAAGGACGTGTCTGGGGGAGGGCAGTTACGTAGTCAGATCAGGAGAACAGACACAATGTAACTTTATTAATAATTGACAATGTGTAAAACATGTTCCCTCCATCACAGCAGAAAATACAACATCCAAGATTTAATATACATTATTCATTACtgcagcttttttattttttaacttaagACCATAAATGTAGTCTACAAACCATGAACTGATAGATAATTATAAATGTCACTGAGTTTCTCTAAACTCACCTCAATGCCCTGTACAAAACTCCCCAAAGAAGCGTTTCCAATGCAGACTATTATTCACAGTAGCCCGCTTTAAAGTCGAACAATAGTGATCAAAGGCTATAACAGTAGTGATCAAAGGCTATAACAGTAGTGATCAAATGGTATAACAATAGTGATCAAAGGCTATAACAGTAGTGATCAAATGGTATAACAATAGTGATCAAAGGCTATAACAGTAGTGATCAAAGGCTATAACAGTAGTGATCAAAGGCTATAACAATAGTGATCAAAGGCTATAACAATAGTGATCAAAGGCTATAACAGTAGTGATCAAAGGCTATAACAGTAGTGACTGAAGGGGTCCGGACTGCACTCACCTGGCGATGAGGATGATGACGCGCAGCGGGTCCCGGGCCACGGTGAGCAGGAACAGCGCCAGCGCCGGCCCGAAGGCGATGAAGGCGCACCCGAAAAACACGGCCACCGTCATGGCTGTGTGCGGGACAGGGACACCCCCGACCGGCCCGAAACACGAGTCCAGCCGCGCTCAGTCCGGAGACATGGTCCGGTCCGGTCCGGTGCGTCTGTAATCCGGTTCCCTCGTCGAGTGCGGCTGTGAACAGGTATGTGATCCGCGCTGCGTGCACACAGATCAGCCCGCGTCCTGCCGCATGTCAGCACGTCGCCGCCGCACTCACTCTCTCATTGAAAGACGGGACACGGCCGAGTAGCTGTCGCGTCCTTCGCCGTTATTCTCTTCTTCCTGTGAACTCCGCTGCCGCTTCCTCTTTCTCCGCTCGGCCGCTTTGTTTTCAGAGGCGTCGCGTCGTTTCGTTTCGGTTCGTTTCGGTTCGGCTCCTCTTGTCCTTTTGCTTCCGGGTTTGCTCTGTGGTCGCGTTCGCGCTGCGCAGTTCTACTCAGAGCTGCGCAGTTTTGGTCCGAGCGTGACGTCACCCAGTCCCACACGCCGCGATCTGTGCAGATCCTCGCAGCTCTGCGCAGCAGCGGCAGCTGTAGACCGAAGACGCTGCAGAGATCAGGAGGGGCCGGTTATTCTGTTATTCTCACTGAAAATGGCCACTAAAGCTACTGCTGCCCCCTGTAGCGGAGGAGACCCGTGCGATGTCACATCCAGGGATATATAGATTTTGTATCAAAGTCCATTTACACTTTATGATATAATTGTATACAATTAATTATGTCTTAATTAGTTAACCCTGCCAGGAAATAGATTACAATATGTAGCATACTAAGTATTGATCAGTATTTCCTTAAATTAGTGTATAGCGGGCCACCAGGATAATTACATTTCTCAGTTGCATTAGTGCGTCAATCAGACAGTATCAG from Amia ocellicauda isolate fAmiCal2 chromosome 8, fAmiCal2.hap1, whole genome shotgun sequence encodes the following:
- the LOC136755081 gene encoding gamma-secretase subunit Aph-1b; the encoded protein is MTVAVFFGCAFIAFGPALALFLLTVARDPLRVIILIASAFFWLLSLLLSSLVWFIAMKATNNQDYQLQRGLLIFGVIFSVVLQEVFRFAYYKLLRKATEGLATLSEEEHSPISVQQLAYVAGLGFGIMSGAFSMINTLSDSLGPGTVGIHGESQYFFITSAFMTLALTLLHTFWGIVFFDGCEKKRWWVVGVVVALHLLVSGLTILNPLYEGTLPPAYIVMVSMGIWAFFSSGGSVQNLQCFFTCSKSDVDSQVTS